Proteins encoded within one genomic window of Candidatus Micrarchaeia archaeon:
- a CDS encoding zinc ribbon domain-containing protein — MPMYDVYCKKCKKKFEAYQSFESYDEKVAIFCECGQPATRLVSMPTLQTDTNFIYTGKFDKRLGCKIEGRKHWKQKLKEKGYCELSTRDMKNMD; from the coding sequence ATGCCAATGTATGATGTTTATTGTAAAAAATGTAAAAAAAAGTTTGAAGCGTATCAATCTTTCGAGAGTTATGATGAAAAGGTTGCTATATTCTGTGAATGTGGCCAACCGGCAACGAGACTTGTTTCTATGCCTACATTGCAGACTGATACTAATTTTATTTATACAGGAAAATTTGACAAGAGATTAGGCTGTAAAATTGAGGGCAGAAAGCACTGGAAACAGAAATTAAAAGAAAAAGGATATTGCGAGTTGTCAACTCGTGATATGAAGAATATGGATTAG
- a CDS encoding HNH endonuclease signature motif containing protein, whose amino-acid sequence MGSKSKHCIDCNKLIWNGSIRCKSCAHKGTVVKFESKLTEIANKYNKTPKELLYQLYIVDNLTRQQIVSKLNYTPVSYFLKKFGIKKTGKWQRTKNVPSFGWIHQGVKTICINGKEVLEHQYIMEQHIGRPLKFDEIVHHINKNRLDNRIENLQLMTRSQHTTFHNTGKIRKGQKHTIKNNTTKHN is encoded by the coding sequence ATGGGTAGTAAATCTAAACATTGTATCGACTGCAACAAACTTATATGGAACGGTTCTATTAGATGTAAATCTTGCGCACATAAGGGAACAGTTGTTAAATTTGAGTCTAAACTTACAGAAATTGCCAATAAATACAACAAAACTCCAAAAGAATTGTTGTATCAACTTTATATAGTTGACAATCTTACTCGACAACAAATAGTGTCTAAGCTTAATTATACTCCAGTTTCCTATTTTCTTAAAAAATTCGGTATTAAAAAAACTGGCAAATGGCAGAGAACCAAAAACGTTCCATCTTTTGGTTGGATTCATCAAGGCGTTAAGACAATATGTATTAACGGAAAAGAAGTTCTTGAACATCAATATATTATGGAGCAACATATTGGGAGACCACTTAAATTTGATGAAATAGTACATCATATAAACAAAAACCGCCTTGACAATAGAATAGAAAACCTTCAACTTATGACACGTTCTCAACATACAACTTTTCATAATACTGGTAAAATTCGTAAAGGTCAAAAACATACTATTAAAAATAATACTACAAAACATAATTAA
- a CDS encoding Gp49 family protein — protein MKYIGVKLVEAFPQTRDEFAASKGNEMSSAPNEDGYRVKYADGYESWCPKEQFEKANLLIGEDGTKITAPTVDSFLKNFNTTKLGSKTTVVQAELANGFIITDSSSCVDPVNYDDKLGTEICLSRIKNKIWELLGFLLQTATNGVK, from the coding sequence ATGAAGTACATCGGAGTGAAATTAGTTGAAGCGTTTCCCCAAACAAGAGATGAATTTGCCGCCTCAAAGGGTAATGAAATGTCGTCCGCACCAAATGAAGATGGCTACCGTGTTAAGTACGCAGACGGTTATGAATCGTGGTGTCCCAAAGAGCAATTTGAAAAAGCTAATTTATTGATTGGCGAAGATGGCACAAAGATAACTGCCCCAACAGTTGATAGTTTTCTGAAAAACTTTAATACCACTAAACTTGGTAGTAAAACTACCGTTGTTCAGGCCGAACTTGCAAATGGATTTATCATCACAGACTCATCGTCCTGTGTTGACCCTGTAAATTACGATGACAAACTTGGAACTGAAATTTGTCTTAGTAGAATCAAAAACAAGATTTGGGAGCTTTTAGGGTTTCTTCTTCAAACCGCAACTAACGGCGTTAAATAA
- a CDS encoding MmcB family DNA repair protein: MKITAQDIKDLLALRHSQDVFVPECKTGASSKGCVRMDAWAMRKSWSNFGTVGYEIKVSRQDFIGDKKWTSYLQYCSEFYFVCPPKIIMPDEVGDMAGLIWVSENGTRLYTKKKAPVRSIKPPEDVYVYILMWRAKITVEYNTKGRVDEWREWFAEKDEKKRLGYNVSNKIRQLVEKRIDNVEDENRRLKSENEHLLDVKKFAADLKINIYGWDVEKKIKEQVEKLSTAIPKEFISKIESVKSKCQELLEQIASNQTANVAAESKNAYSHSNISGFNNGNFEI, from the coding sequence ATGAAAATCACCGCACAAGACATAAAAGATTTGTTAGCACTAAGGCACAGTCAGGACGTGTTTGTGCCAGAGTGTAAAACAGGTGCATCGTCTAAAGGGTGTGTGAGGATGGATGCTTGGGCGATGAGAAAATCTTGGTCTAATTTTGGTACAGTCGGCTATGAAATCAAGGTAAGTCGTCAAGACTTTATAGGTGATAAAAAATGGACTTCATATTTACAGTATTGCAGTGAATTTTATTTCGTTTGCCCTCCTAAAATTATTATGCCTGACGAAGTGGGGGATATGGCTGGATTGATATGGGTATCCGAAAACGGGACACGTCTTTATACAAAAAAGAAAGCCCCTGTGCGAAGTATAAAGCCGCCAGAAGATGTATATGTTTATATACTTATGTGGAGAGCGAAAATAACAGTGGAATATAATACAAAGGGACGGGTTGATGAATGGCGAGAGTGGTTTGCCGAGAAAGACGAAAAGAAGCGGCTTGGCTATAATGTCTCTAATAAAATCCGACAGCTTGTAGAAAAACGCATTGATAATGTAGAGGACGAAAACCGCAGGCTCAAGAGCGAGAATGAGCATCTTTTAGATGTTAAGAAATTCGCAGCGGACTTAAAGATAAATATATATGGATGGGACGTTGAAAAGAAAATAAAAGAGCAGGTCGAAAAATTAAGCACAGCAATCCCAAAAGAATTTATTAGCAAAATAGAATCGGTCAAAAGTAAGTGTCAAGAGTTGTTAGAGCAAATAGCCAGTAACCAAACTGCGAATGTCGCAGCGGAAAGTAAAAATGCTTATAGCCATAGCAATATCAGCGGTTTTAATAACGGCAATTTTGAAATTTGA
- a CDS encoding site-specific DNA-methyltransferase, producing the protein MNLPMNQIICGDCLEVMRELPDKCIDLVLTDLPYGQTSCSWDKRIDTIKLWEVFNRIIKDNGVIVLTAIQPFATELIQNNLANFKYDLIWNKGNTSGFLDAKLKPLRKHEIVLIFSKSTNGNYTYNPLMRKGIMRAKGNNMSYKTDTVYGKKHPVKTINDTYYPTSILDFGTVYRNDYEHPTQKPIELSMWLVKTYSNVNELVLDCCCGSGSFCVAAKMLGRRYIGIDISEDYCKIARERLEAVDTGVPVKEQRKGQLPLFAGDK; encoded by the coding sequence ATGAACTTACCTATGAATCAAATCATCTGCGGCGACTGCCTTGAAGTTATGCGGGAATTGCCGGATAAGTGCATAGATTTGGTACTGACAGATTTACCTTACGGCCAAACATCTTGCTCTTGGGATAAAAGGATTGACACAATTAAATTGTGGGAAGTTTTTAATAGAATTATAAAAGACAATGGAGTTATAGTTTTAACTGCCATACAACCTTTTGCCACCGAACTGATACAAAATAATCTCGCCAATTTCAAATATGACTTAATTTGGAACAAAGGCAATACGTCTGGTTTTCTTGACGCAAAATTAAAACCATTGCGAAAACACGAAATAGTATTGATTTTTAGCAAATCTACTAATGGCAATTATACCTATAACCCGCTTATGCGCAAAGGTATTATGCGGGCAAAGGGCAATAATATGAGTTATAAAACTGATACTGTATATGGCAAAAAACATCCGGTAAAAACCATAAATGATACTTATTACCCTACGAGTATTTTAGATTTTGGAACAGTGTATAGAAATGATTATGAACACCCAACCCAAAAACCAATAGAACTATCTATGTGGCTTGTGAAAACTTATTCTAATGTAAACGAATTAGTTTTAGATTGCTGTTGTGGTTCTGGTTCATTTTGCGTTGCCGCTAAAATGCTTGGCAGACGCTATATAGGCATTGATATATCAGAAGATTATTGCAAGATTGCAAGAGAACGACTTGAAGCAGTAGATACCGGCGTTCCTGTTAAAGAACAACGAAAAGGCCAGCTTCCTTTATTTGCAGGTGATAAATGA